A single Nocardioides bizhenqiangii DNA region contains:
- the thrC gene encoding threonine synthase has protein sequence MSGSRGAGDVAVRSRQWRGVIEEYRELLDIPADTPAVTLREGGTPLVHSEWLSEVTGAQVHLKVEGDNPTGSFKDRGMTAAISVAKHEGAEAVVCASTGNTSASMAAYAAKARLNPLVLVPEGKIAAGKMAQAILHGAHVIMVKGNFDDCLRLARELAASYPVALVNSVNPVRLEGQKTAAFEIADFLGDAPDYHLLPVGNAGNISAYWLGYRQYADLGRITRKPVMRGFQAVGASPLVTGQPFDDPETRATAIRIGNPASWKLAESAAAESGGRFASLTDDRILDAQRELARNEGVFVEPASAAGVAGLLQELEQGESYTGTTVVITVTGHGLKDTATALEGFTESGGTVVDDVVVPEVAAVAEAAGL, from the coding sequence CATCGAGGAGTACCGCGAGCTGCTCGACATCCCGGCGGACACGCCGGCGGTGACGCTCCGCGAGGGCGGCACCCCGCTGGTGCACTCGGAGTGGCTCTCCGAGGTCACAGGCGCGCAGGTCCACCTCAAGGTCGAGGGCGACAACCCGACCGGCTCGTTCAAGGACCGCGGAATGACCGCGGCGATCTCGGTCGCCAAGCACGAAGGCGCCGAGGCCGTCGTCTGCGCCTCGACCGGCAACACGTCGGCGTCGATGGCGGCCTATGCCGCCAAGGCCCGGCTCAACCCGCTCGTGCTGGTGCCCGAGGGGAAGATCGCGGCGGGCAAGATGGCCCAGGCGATCCTCCACGGCGCCCACGTGATCATGGTCAAGGGCAATTTCGACGACTGTCTGCGGCTGGCGAGGGAGCTCGCGGCGTCGTACCCCGTCGCCCTGGTCAACTCCGTCAACCCGGTGCGCCTCGAGGGTCAGAAGACGGCCGCGTTCGAGATCGCCGACTTCCTCGGCGACGCTCCCGACTACCACCTCCTCCCGGTGGGCAATGCCGGCAACATCTCGGCCTACTGGCTGGGCTACCGGCAGTACGCCGACCTCGGCCGGATCACCCGCAAGCCGGTGATGCGTGGGTTCCAGGCCGTCGGCGCCAGCCCGCTGGTCACCGGTCAGCCGTTCGACGACCCGGAGACCCGCGCGACCGCGATCCGGATCGGCAACCCCGCCTCGTGGAAGCTTGCCGAGTCGGCCGCCGCCGAGTCCGGAGGTCGGTTCGCCTCGTTGACCGACGACCGGATCCTCGACGCCCAGCGCGAGCTCGCCCGCAACGAGGGCGTCTTCGTCGAGCCGGCCAGCGCGGCCGGTGTTGCCGGTCTGCTCCAGGAGCTGGAGCAGGGCGAGTCCTACACCGGGACCACGGTCGTCATCACGGTGACCGGCCACGGGCTCAAGGACACCGCGACCGCGCTCGAGGGCTTCACCGAGAGCGGCGGCACCGTGGTGGACGACGTCGTCGTGCCTGAGGTCGCCGCGGTCGCCGAGGCTGCCGGGCTGTGA
- the thrB gene encoding homoserine kinase, with protein MTTFATGPVRVSVPATSANLGPGFDTLGLALDLRDRLEAEVTESGLVVEVDGVGSDEVPLDEGNLVVRAMRAAFDELGVQPPGIRLSCVNVIPHARGLGSSSAAIVAGVWLARELVAGGRLLLGDEGLLDLAARIEGHPDNVAPALLGGFVIAGQDADGSFYAVPSEVDPRIGAVVYIPPEPVSTETARGLLPTEVSHADAAANAGRAALLVAALGGRPEELWRATADRLHQDYRRPAMPASLALLDALRADGVPAIVSGAGPTVLAFTDTTDGLTARCPEGWTALRLGIDSRGAVAW; from the coding sequence GTGACGACGTTCGCCACGGGACCGGTGCGGGTCTCCGTCCCGGCGACCTCGGCGAACCTCGGACCCGGCTTCGACACCCTGGGCCTCGCCCTCGACCTCCGCGACCGGCTCGAGGCCGAGGTCACCGAGAGTGGGCTCGTGGTCGAGGTCGACGGCGTCGGCAGTGACGAGGTGCCGCTCGACGAGGGCAACCTCGTCGTCAGGGCGATGCGCGCGGCGTTCGACGAGCTCGGGGTCCAGCCGCCGGGCATCCGGCTCAGCTGCGTCAACGTGATCCCACACGCGCGCGGGCTCGGGTCCTCCTCGGCCGCGATCGTCGCCGGCGTGTGGCTCGCCCGCGAGCTGGTCGCCGGTGGTCGGCTGCTGCTCGGCGACGAGGGCCTGCTCGACCTGGCCGCCCGGATCGAGGGCCACCCCGACAACGTCGCGCCCGCTCTGCTCGGGGGATTCGTGATCGCGGGTCAGGACGCCGACGGGTCGTTCTACGCCGTGCCATCCGAGGTCGACCCGCGGATCGGCGCGGTCGTCTACATCCCGCCGGAGCCGGTCTCCACCGAGACCGCCCGCGGGCTGCTCCCGACGGAGGTGTCGCACGCCGACGCCGCGGCGAACGCCGGACGGGCGGCGCTGCTGGTCGCCGCGCTCGGTGGCCGGCCCGAGGAGCTGTGGCGCGCGACGGCCGACCGGCTGCACCAGGACTACCGGCGCCCGGCGATGCCGGCCAGCCTCGCGCTGCTCGACGCGCTGCGCGCGGACGGCGTCCCTGCGATCGTCTCGGGTGCGGGGCCGACCGTGCTCGCGTTCACCGACACCACCGACGGGCTGACGGCCAGGTGCCCCGAGGGGTGGACCGCGCTGCGGCTCGGGATCGACTCCCGCGGCGCGGTTGCCTGGTAA